A stretch of DNA from Paenibacillus sp.:
AAATTCACGAGTGGGGCCTCGCGAAGGCGAATTTGCAGGTATAAGTCATACAGCGGCGGGGGGATTCCGGGTTGGACGAACGGGCTGAAGGATGGGTGTACGTGTGCTCGGATTCCGTCGGCGAAACGGCGGAGGCGGTCGTGCGGGCGACGTTCCGGCAGTTCCAACGGGAGCAGGTGCGCATCAAGCGGATCGGCAACATTCGCACCGACGAAGAGATCGTCGCCGCGCTTACGGAAGCCGCGGAGCGCAAAGGATTCGTCGCGTATACGCTCGTCGAGCCCGAGCTGCGCGAAACGATGAAAGCGGAATCACTGCGCCTCGGCGTCCGCTCGGTCGACATTATGGGACCGATGATCCAAGCGTACGAGGATACGTTCAACGATGCGCCGAAGCGGGTGCCGGGCCTCTTGCATGTGCTGGACGACGAATATTTCAAACGGGTGGAAGCGATCGAATTCACCGTCCGCTGCGACGACGGGAAGGAACCGCAGTCGATGCCGGCGGCGGACATCGTCATCCTCGGCGTCTCCCGCACGTCCAAGACGCCGCTGAGCATTTATCTCGCGCACAAAGGGTACAAAGTGGCGAATTTGCCGCTCGTGCCCGAGGCGAGGCTGCCGGAGGAGCTGAAGCGCGTACGGTCCGAGCGCTTGATCGGGCTGACGATGAATGCGCAGGAAATCGCGAAAATTCGGGCGGAGCGGCTAAAGGTCGTGGGCCTTCCGTTCGGCGCGCAGTACGCCGATCCGGCCCGAGTCGAACTCGAACTGCGCTATGCCGAAGACGTCATGAATCGTTACGACTGCCGCGTTATCGACGTGTCGAATCGGGCGATCGAAGAAACGGCCGGACTTATTATGGATCATATCGGTTAATGATATCGCGGCGGCGGCCGCCCGAGCAAAGCAGCGGGCAGCGGCCGCTTTGCTTTTTTATGGAACCTCTTCCCCTCGTCCGCGCCGTCCTGCTATGATAAAGAGCAAACTACTTTGTAAGCGCAAACATCCACGGACGCCGGAAAGCGGGGTTGTGTTATGAGCCGAAAAGTGCCGATCGTCATACAGCTCATCGTCGGGTTTTCGGCGATTTTGTTAATCGTGCTGACGGTCACCGGCTATTATTCCTACCGGAACTCGGCAGAGGTCGTGCTCGAGAAGACGGCGCTGTATTTGAACGAGTCCGTCAATCAGCTAAGCGGGAAGATCGACGTCAACCTGCAGGAATACGATAAGGCGACGCAGCTGATCGCCTTCAGCCCGACGCTGCAGTCGTATTTGCTGCGGACGAACCGCGGCTTGCCGGGCGACATCAGCGAGCTCGAGCTGACGCAGTTCATGAGCCAGCAGATTCGCTATATCGCCGTCGATTCCGTGCTGCATGTCACGAATCTGCGCGGCGATTATTTCACGTCCAACACGCTCATCTCCATGATGTACCCGACGGAGGAGGCGATGTCGGGAGCGTATCCGTGGTTCGGCCGGGTCGCCGAAAACAAGGGCCGCATGGTGTGGACGGCGTCTTCGGCTTGGCGGTACGGCGAGTTTCCGGCGTTCATCGGCGCGCGCCAGGTCAACGATTGGGAGCGTCTCACGAAAATCGGCAACTTGTTCATCGTGCTGCCCGCCGAAGCGCTCGAACGGCTCGTCGGCGAAATGAACCTCGGCACGTCGGGGAAAATCGTCATCGTGGACGCGTTCGGCACGATCGTGTACTCCTCCGACAAGGCGGAGATCGGCGCGCCGATGGACGCGGCGCTGCTCGCTCAGCTGCGGGACCATCCGAAAAGCATGTTCGAGTGGACGCGGGACGACGAGAGCGTCTATATTTCGCATGCGTATTCGGAGTATAGCGGCTGGCGGGTGGCGGCGTTCATCTCCGCCGACGAAGCGGTCGCCGATTTGCGCAGCATCCAGCGCAGCATCACGGTCATCGGCGCGGCCGGCTTGCTCGCCGCGACGCTGTTCACCTCGATCTTCGCCTGGACGCTGGCGCGCCCGATCGCGCTGCTCGCGAAACGGCTGACGCGGCTCGAGAAAGGGTTCATCAAGCCGTTCGGCAGGGCGACGGGCAACCGGGAAACGGCGATGCTGTACGACAGCTACAACCAGATGCTCGCCAGGCTCGACGAGACGGTGCAGGCGCTGTCCGAGAAGCAGATCGGCGAGAAGCAGGCGCAAATCGTCGCGCTGAAGGCGCAGTTTCGGCCGCATTTCTTATACAATTCCTTAAATACGGTGTATTGGAAGTTGATGAGCGAAGGGCAGGAGGCGTCCGCCGACATGGTGCTGCAGCTGAGCGAGCTGCTGCGCTACACGATTCAGCCCGGCTCCGACCTCGTGACGGTGGAGGAGGACGTCGCGCATCTGCAGCGCTTCATCGCCATTACGAAGGCGAGGTACGGCGAGAAGCTGCACACCGACATCGAGGTG
This window harbors:
- a CDS encoding sensor histidine kinase, with amino-acid sequence MSRKVPIVIQLIVGFSAILLIVLTVTGYYSYRNSAEVVLEKTALYLNESVNQLSGKIDVNLQEYDKATQLIAFSPTLQSYLLRTNRGLPGDISELELTQFMSQQIRYIAVDSVLHVTNLRGDYFTSNTLISMMYPTEEAMSGAYPWFGRVAENKGRMVWTASSAWRYGEFPAFIGARQVNDWERLTKIGNLFIVLPAEALERLVGEMNLGTSGKIVIVDAFGTIVYSSDKAEIGAPMDAALLAQLRDHPKSMFEWTRDDESVYISHAYSEYSGWRVAAFISADEAVADLRSIQRSITVIGAAGLLAATLFTSIFAWTLARPIALLAKRLTRLEKGFIKPFGRATGNRETAMLYDSYNQMLARLDETVQALSEKQIGEKQAQIVALKAQFRPHFLYNSLNTVYWKLMSEGQEASADMVLQLSELLRYTIQPGSDLVTVEEDVAHLQRFIAITKARYGEKLHTDIEVDPAIRGERVMKMLLQPLVENALTHGLEQVKGRPWLIRIRASGGEEQLRFTVEDNGVGMTLEEMEQAMAQGAKTEPGDLMHTGIGLSNLHRRIGLTYGRDYGLRLSIGELGGLRVDIEVPRLGRTKGEGGVPHADESA
- a CDS encoding pyruvate, water dikinase regulatory protein; the protein is MDERAEGWVYVCSDSVGETAEAVVRATFRQFQREQVRIKRIGNIRTDEEIVAALTEAAERKGFVAYTLVEPELRETMKAESLRLGVRSVDIMGPMIQAYEDTFNDAPKRVPGLLHVLDDEYFKRVEAIEFTVRCDDGKEPQSMPAADIVILGVSRTSKTPLSIYLAHKGYKVANLPLVPEARLPEELKRVRSERLIGLTMNAQEIAKIRAERLKVVGLPFGAQYADPARVELELRYAEDVMNRYDCRVIDVSNRAIEETAGLIMDHIG